The following are encoded together in the Nocardioides ginsengisegetis genome:
- a CDS encoding lambda exonuclease family protein, with translation MTLHILDVEQGTPPWHDARRGIVTASTVGKLLTPTLKVASNDVSRGITATLVAERITGHTEETGMSPDMWRGVESEPIARDLYSGHYQQAVEVGFMRRDEDDWTLGYSPDGLVADDGLIEIKSPRQKTHLNTILANEVPTHYMPQLQAGLLVSGRKWIDFVSYCGGLPLWVKRVTPDPAWFDAITAACQQFEKAAAEMGAAYTQAIVGLPTTERVDFNRVELKLA, from the coding sequence ATGACGCTGCACATCCTGGACGTTGAGCAGGGAACGCCTCCGTGGCATGACGCTCGCCGAGGAATCGTGACCGCCTCGACCGTCGGCAAGCTACTGACCCCCACGCTCAAGGTCGCATCCAACGACGTGTCCCGAGGCATCACCGCAACCCTCGTCGCCGAACGCATCACCGGCCACACCGAGGAAACCGGCATGAGCCCCGACATGTGGCGAGGTGTCGAGTCCGAGCCGATCGCCCGCGACCTCTACTCCGGCCACTACCAGCAGGCCGTCGAGGTCGGGTTCATGCGCCGCGACGAAGACGACTGGACGCTCGGATACTCGCCCGATGGCCTCGTGGCTGACGACGGGCTGATCGAGATCAAGTCGCCCCGCCAGAAGACCCACCTGAACACGATTCTGGCGAACGAGGTCCCGACGCACTACATGCCGCAGTTGCAGGCCGGGCTACTCGTCTCCGGCCGCAAGTGGATCGACTTTGTGTCCTACTGCGGCGGCCTCCCCCTCTGGGTCAAACGCGTCACACCCGACCCCGCCTGGTTCGACGCCATCACCGCAGCCTGCCAGCAGTTCGAGAAGGCCGCCGCCGAAATGGGCGCGGCCTACACCCAAGCAATCGTCGGCCTCCCCACCACGGAGCGGGTCGACTTCAACCGAGTGGAGTTGAAGCTCGCATGA
- a CDS encoding HNH endonuclease signature motif containing protein, protein MARGLCRLHYERATRGYVPRTPASPLDSWFEKTKGCWIWKGHITRYGYGQLRGKKAHRLVYEAMVGPIPEGLVIDHLCRNRACVNPEHMEPVTNEENLDRGARSPSKTTCPVGHSYTPENTYVYNGARQCRTCRREAARRYRARIAEAS, encoded by the coding sequence ATGGCTAGGGGCCTTTGTCGGCTCCACTACGAACGGGCGACTAGGGGCTATGTCCCGCGCACTCCGGCCAGCCCACTAGATAGCTGGTTTGAGAAGACCAAAGGTTGCTGGATCTGGAAGGGCCACATCACTAGGTATGGCTACGGCCAGCTCCGCGGCAAGAAGGCACACCGCTTGGTCTATGAAGCAATGGTCGGGCCAATCCCCGAGGGATTGGTGATCGACCACCTATGTCGCAATCGGGCGTGTGTCAATCCAGAACACATGGAGCCCGTCACCAATGAGGAGAATCTCGACCGCGGAGCTCGCAGCCCCAGTAAGACGACTTGCCCGGTGGGGCACTCATACACGCCCGAAAACACCTACGTCTACAACGGCGCCCGCCAATGCCGGACGTGCAGGCGTGAAGCGGCGCGGCGGTATCGGGCGCGGATCGCGGAGGCGAGCTAG